One Meles meles chromosome 11, mMelMel3.1 paternal haplotype, whole genome shotgun sequence DNA segment encodes these proteins:
- the LOC123952965 gene encoding protein CutA homolog isoform X3, whose product MDRLGSRCPLPGYLRPSVLICLLILTTAFLSYPMLRTLSLRLRSAVAGGYVSGTYSIVFVNCPNEQIARDIARASLDKKLAASVNILPKASSLYFWNGEIEEATEILLLIKTKTSKVHMLSSYIRLVHPFEIPEVFSFPMDQGDVHYFKWLEEGMEED is encoded by the exons ATGGACAGGCTGGGCTCCCGGTGCCCTCTGCCAGGCTACCTGCGGCCCTCTGTCCTCATATGCCTCCTG ATCCTGACAACTGCTTTCCTGTCATACCCCATGCTCAGGACCCTTAGCCTGCGGCTCCGTTCAGCTGTCGCTGGCGGCTATGTCTCCGGCACTTACTCCATCGTCTTTGTCAACTGTCCCAATGAGCAAATTGCCAGAGATATCGCCAG GGCTAGCCTGGATAAGAAGCTGGCTGCCTCTGTGAACATCCTGCCCAAGGCATCCTCACT GTACTTTTGGAATGGAGAAATCGAAGAAGCCACTGAGATCCTGTTG ctAATAAAGACAAAGACTTCCAAGGTCCACATGCTGTCCAGCTATATCAG GTTGGTGCATCCTTTTGAAATCCCAGAAGTCTTCAGTTTTCCCATGGACCAAGGAGACGTCCACTATTTCAAGTGGCTGGAGGAGGGCATGGAGGAGGACTGA
- the LOC123952965 gene encoding protein CutA homolog isoform X5: MLNLGTSSQEIISGSKILTTAFLSYPMLRTLSLRLRSAVAGGYVSGTYSIVFVNCPNEQIARDIARASLDKKLAASVNILPKASSLYFWNGEIEEATEILLLIKTKTSKVHMLSSYIRLVHPFEIPEVFSFPMDQGDVHYFKWLEEGMEED; this comes from the exons ATCCTGACAACTGCTTTCCTGTCATACCCCATGCTCAGGACCCTTAGCCTGCGGCTCCGTTCAGCTGTCGCTGGCGGCTATGTCTCCGGCACTTACTCCATCGTCTTTGTCAACTGTCCCAATGAGCAAATTGCCAGAGATATCGCCAG GGCTAGCCTGGATAAGAAGCTGGCTGCCTCTGTGAACATCCTGCCCAAGGCATCCTCACT GTACTTTTGGAATGGAGAAATCGAAGAAGCCACTGAGATCCTGTTG ctAATAAAGACAAAGACTTCCAAGGTCCACATGCTGTCCAGCTATATCAG GTTGGTGCATCCTTTTGAAATCCCAGAAGTCTTCAGTTTTCCCATGGACCAAGGAGACGTCCACTATTTCAAGTGGCTGGAGGAGGGCATGGAGGAGGACTGA